A region from the Streptomyces tsukubensis genome encodes:
- a CDS encoding TerD family protein, producing MTDLLKGANSFVPSVPLRVGVMQGLNASVLLVTAQGRVRGGADLVFQGQPGHPSGAVRHLGPHDGADWLQVDLPAVEAGVDRIVIAASSGGGPLGTAAPTVAAFAPDGTMVVRYALIDATTETACVLGEFYRRAGGWKFRAVGQGWDDGLAGLAADHGLEAARTGAPPPVPAPIPPQPFPRSAAPVAPAFAALLRHPAKTGYEAAAAQVQQVQQLRSGPPVPPAPAPAAPTAPGGWDFGAEFQPYAVQERGSQVVTVPSNVPPGPVIVEFETSGDDYICVYTLDDRNKDADLLVNTTLRDPRHRALAVAPEGRRLRIRVSCERRWTLKVLPLSAAALLDGPLEGRGDDVVRYTGPLADLVFRAKTDSNVTVYGYEVGDGGTELPENDILLVNEIGKVRSSSPMPPGPLLLKLSADGTWTMRARPV from the coding sequence ATGACGGACCTTCTCAAGGGAGCGAACTCCTTTGTGCCGTCGGTGCCGTTGCGGGTCGGAGTCATGCAGGGGCTGAACGCCTCCGTGCTGCTGGTGACCGCACAGGGACGGGTCCGGGGCGGCGCCGACCTGGTGTTCCAGGGGCAGCCCGGGCACCCGTCCGGCGCCGTACGCCATCTCGGGCCGCACGACGGCGCCGACTGGCTCCAGGTGGACCTGCCCGCGGTCGAGGCCGGGGTGGACCGGATCGTGATCGCCGCATCGTCCGGGGGCGGGCCGCTCGGCACGGCCGCGCCCACGGTGGCGGCGTTCGCGCCCGACGGCACGATGGTCGTCCGGTACGCCCTCATCGACGCGACCACCGAGACCGCCTGCGTCCTGGGCGAGTTCTACCGGCGGGCCGGCGGCTGGAAGTTCCGTGCGGTGGGGCAGGGCTGGGACGACGGACTCGCCGGGCTGGCCGCCGACCACGGCCTGGAGGCCGCCCGTACGGGAGCCCCGCCCCCGGTCCCCGCGCCCATACCCCCGCAGCCCTTCCCGCGGTCCGCGGCCCCCGTCGCCCCCGCCTTCGCCGCGCTCCTACGGCACCCGGCGAAGACCGGATACGAAGCCGCCGCCGCGCAGGTACAGCAGGTGCAGCAGCTCCGCAGCGGGCCGCCCGTCCCCCCGGCGCCCGCCCCCGCAGCGCCCACCGCCCCCGGCGGCTGGGACTTCGGCGCCGAGTTCCAGCCCTACGCCGTACAGGAACGCGGCAGCCAGGTCGTCACCGTGCCGTCGAACGTGCCGCCCGGACCGGTGATCGTCGAGTTCGAGACCAGCGGTGACGACTACATCTGCGTCTACACCCTCGACGACCGGAACAAGGACGCCGACCTCCTCGTCAACACCACCCTCAGGGACCCGCGGCACCGCGCGCTCGCCGTCGCCCCCGAGGGCCGCCGCCTGAGGATCAGGGTCTCCTGCGAACGGCGCTGGACCCTCAAGGTCCTGCCGCTGAGCGCCGCCGCGCTGCTCGACGGCCCGCTGGAAGGCCGCGGCGACGACGTCGTCCGCTACACCGGACCACTGGCCGACCTGGTCTTCCGGGCGAAGACGGACAGCAACGTCACGGTGTACGGCTACGAGGTCGGGGACGGCGGGACCGAGCTGCCGGAGAACGACATCCTGCTGGTCAACGAGATCGGCAAGGTCCGCAGCAGCAGTCCGATGCCCCCGGGGCCGCTGCTGTTGAAGCTGAGCGCGGACGGCACCTGGACCATGCGGGCACGGCCGGTGTAA
- a CDS encoding SDR family oxidoreductase: protein MSSTTPADSGAAPVIAVTGASGRLGGRVAKGLAERGAAVRLIGRDPARLPELTGGSKARIGSYGDEEGVRRACDGVGTLFLVSGHEDPGRVREHQIAVDSALAAGVERVVYVSFLGASPKATFTFARDHWYTEEYIRGSSLRYTFLRDSFYQEGLAGMAGADGVIRGPAGQGRVSAVSLDDVADAAVAVLLGEGHDSAVYDLTGPSALTLAQAAEQLSRFSGRTVTYVPENHDEAYASRASFGAPEWEVEGWVSSYEAIAASELALVSDAVPRLTGRPAQSFAEFLEARPETYAHLRF, encoded by the coding sequence ATGAGCAGCACCACCCCCGCCGATTCCGGCGCCGCCCCCGTCATCGCCGTAACCGGGGCCTCCGGGCGGCTCGGCGGCCGGGTCGCCAAGGGGCTCGCGGAGCGCGGGGCGGCGGTCCGGCTGATCGGGCGGGATCCGGCACGGCTGCCCGAACTGACCGGGGGCAGCAAGGCCCGGATCGGGTCGTACGGCGACGAGGAGGGCGTGCGGCGGGCCTGCGACGGCGTCGGGACCCTCTTCCTGGTCTCCGGTCACGAGGACCCGGGCCGGGTGCGGGAGCACCAGATCGCGGTGGACTCGGCGCTCGCGGCCGGGGTGGAGCGGGTGGTGTACGTGTCGTTCCTGGGCGCCTCCCCGAAGGCGACGTTCACCTTCGCCCGCGACCACTGGTACACCGAGGAGTACATCCGCGGCTCGTCCCTGCGGTACACGTTTCTGCGGGACAGCTTCTACCAGGAGGGGCTGGCCGGGATGGCGGGGGCCGACGGGGTGATCCGGGGCCCGGCGGGGCAGGGCCGGGTGTCGGCGGTCTCCCTGGACGATGTGGCGGACGCGGCCGTCGCCGTACTGCTCGGCGAGGGGCACGACAGCGCGGTGTACGACCTCACCGGCCCGTCGGCGCTCACCCTGGCACAGGCCGCGGAGCAGCTCTCGCGGTTCTCCGGCCGGACGGTGACGTACGTACCGGAGAACCACGACGAGGCGTACGCCTCCCGTGCCTCCTTCGGCGCCCCGGAGTGGGAGGTCGAGGGCTGGGTCAGCTCCTACGAGGCGATCGCGGCGAGCGAGCTGGCCCTGGTCTCGGACGCCGTGCCCCGGCTGACGGGGCGCCCGGCGCAGTCGTTCGCGGAGTTCCTGGAGGCCCGTCCGGAGACGTACGCGCATCTGCGCTTCTGA